One genomic segment of Oligoflexus sp. includes these proteins:
- a CDS encoding 6-pyruvoyl trahydropterin synthase family protein, which yields MEEKTAPQSGKERFGRLFIQDVDKIDCAIFDPSVGVVGQSWYVDITVSGQLDSNGFVYDFSHLKKLVKQVLKASLDHTLIIPVQSKLVHYQDTDRGELWRLQAKSRLTGVNSEWSYLCPKGAVYPIRSVQVTREIVEQECSRLVRHRLPEEIHSVEVQLRKEQERAGQSFFRYSHGITGHEGLCQRLFHGHRSMIEVYVADERRHDLEQWLAHEVLGSIVHIASMTQLVNPAPDLRPGVRSENQTPLTIAYEASKGRYEATVPANRVFLVEAETSIESIAQELAKLIGSEGVDLGAPIKVKCFEGIGKGAIAEL from the coding sequence ATGGAAGAAAAAACTGCCCCCCAGAGTGGCAAAGAACGATTTGGACGACTCTTCATTCAGGACGTCGACAAAATCGACTGTGCGATCTTTGACCCTTCGGTCGGTGTGGTCGGTCAGTCCTGGTATGTGGACATCACCGTTTCGGGTCAGCTCGACTCGAACGGCTTTGTGTATGATTTCAGCCATTTGAAGAAGCTGGTGAAGCAGGTCCTGAAGGCCTCGCTCGACCACACGCTGATTATTCCGGTGCAGTCCAAACTCGTGCATTACCAGGACACGGACCGCGGTGAGCTTTGGCGCCTTCAGGCCAAGAGTCGTCTGACGGGTGTCAACTCGGAGTGGAGCTACCTCTGCCCCAAGGGTGCCGTTTATCCCATCCGCTCGGTTCAGGTGACCCGCGAAATCGTCGAGCAGGAATGTTCGCGTCTCGTCCGCCATCGTCTGCCCGAGGAAATCCACTCGGTGGAAGTTCAGCTGCGGAAAGAGCAAGAGCGGGCCGGTCAGTCCTTCTTCCGCTATAGCCATGGCATTACCGGCCACGAAGGTCTTTGCCAAAGGCTCTTTCACGGTCACCGCAGCATGATCGAAGTCTATGTCGCGGATGAACGCCGTCACGATCTGGAGCAGTGGCTGGCCCACGAAGTTCTGGGTTCCATCGTTCACATCGCGTCGATGACGCAGCTGGTGAACCCGGCCCCGGATCTGCGGCCCGGTGTGCGTTCGGAAAATCAAACGCCACTGACCATTGCGTATGAAGCCTCCAAAGGTCGCTATGAAGCCACCGTTCCCGCGAACCGCGTGTTCCTGGTGGAAGCGGAAACCAGTATCGAATCCATCGCTCAGGAATTGGCCAAGTTGATTGGCAGCGAAGGCGTGGATCTCGGCGCCCCCATCAAAGTGAAATGCTTTGAAGGGATCGGCAAAGGCGCAATCGCCGAATTGTAA